GAGGCGCCCGTTGAGGGGGGGGTCCTGTCACGTctctggccttgactccaggagtttttcagtgttctgctttccctgggtctccccctcccctgcctgtgggtgtggcaggggcgcggcttcctcatcaggcacctggtctcactctccactctgcactctgcacctgtcaacaatcacctaatcaacctacagtacaagaacaccagctttcctgccagtcctcgccagattgttctgcctaccagttgtgccagcctcccatcgagccatcctcacgccgccgcagctcattcctccagctgctccaccctgctcaacagcctgcctgtcccctgccttctccagcgccctcaccacctttaattataataaatccacctgactttcaaccaccatccagctgtgtctgtgtctgcttctgggtcctaaacCAAAGCCCTCACAATGTCCCCACCATAGAACAGATATGACCATTCTAATATGTCCTCACCATAGAACAGAGACTGTATGACCATTCTAATATGTCCTCACCATAGAACAGAGACTGTATGACCATTCTAATATGTCCTCACCATAGAACAGATATGACCATTCTAATATGTCCTCACCATAGAACAGATATGACCATTCTAATATGTCCCCACCATAGAACAGATATGACCATTCTAATATGTCCCCACCATAGAACAGATACTGTATGACCATTCTAATATGTCCTCACCATAGAACAGATATGATCATTCTATCGTGTCCTCACCATAGAAGAGATCCTGTATGACCATTCACGTTTTGTTTTTGATCAGTTGGCTGTTTAAAATGGGTGTTGCTGTTTGACATCTGGCTCAACCAGTTTTTTCACTTTCAGATGATGATTCACTTtgctgactgtctgtctgtctgtctgtctacctgcctgtccCTACccacctacctacctacttacctacctacctacctacctaactctatctatctacctacctacctacctacctacctacctacctacctacctacctatctacctccctcccacctacctacctacctacctacctccctccctcctacctacctacttacctacctacctacctatctatctatctatctatctatctatctatctatctatctatctatctatctatctatctatctatctatctatctatctatctatctatctatctatctacctccCCCCTACCTCTctacctacctccctacctacctacctatctatctaacAATGAAttaaaatctctgaacaattagtttgttgttcacaaccgATTATAATTTCTCATTCAGTCAGGCAAATTGCACGTGTTTTAGCATGTGTGCTAAAGAATAAATACAATAGTCTAAAATGACCACTTGCACATTATTGCTTACTGAGTTGACTCACTTTCCTTCATCGTTTCAGCCGTCACCTCCAAgatgatccattcaattatcaaaatgtgTCAGACATTCATACATATCCATAAATATCTCTGACATGGTGTCCTGTACTGGGATGAGGTCCAGCTTGTTGTTTACTCTACTGCAggttttaaatgtctttttattgCCATGGTGTTATTGTTGTTCACTGGATGACTTTACATAAAGACCAAAGGTGCATTTTTataatacatgtaacacattgctacacaaacacatgaacTGTAACCACCAATGTGCATATTCTGTTGCTGTGTATACAGTCTTATAGTCTACAGTGTTGACTTCTGGCAGTAAACTTTAGCTCACTGTTGAGATGGGAATGTAAACAGCTCAGCGTGACACACAACAGCATTCAGCTAGACCAGACCTGGGCATTTTACGGCCCGCGGGCCACATCCGGCCCGTTGGCTGTCCCTGTCTGGCCCGCGTGAGGTCAAGTAAATTAGAACATAAATCAAAAAATAGGCCTATTTATGCTGTGCACGCAATACggctgtgttgcttttattttgaacaggtttttttatttacatagtCACGCACATGCGTAGGTAAACAGCTACATGTGATGCtggtaagctaagctagccCTCAACATGTCAGCCCAcggcaacaaaagaaaaatcaataccGAATGTCGCGTTTTCAACAAGACATGGACTGCTAAATATCTATTTACAGAAGTCAAAGGTAAAGCCGTGTGCTTAGTTTGTGGTGTACAGGTCGCCGTGTTCAAGGATTACAATTTGAATCGCCACTACGTGACCAAACAAGAGGAGAAATACAAGAACTTGTCTGAACAAGAGCGCGCAAGGGAGTCGGATGCTTTGCTAGCTAAGCTGCAAAACCAACAAGGACTTTTTACTAAACGTTGCACATCCAGAGATGCAGCTGTCAAGACAAGTTATgtcatatcccacaaaatcgcTAGAAAAAGTAAACCGTTTTCTGACGGGGAGTTTATTAAGGAGTGTTTGCTGGACTCTGCTGCCCTAATATGCCCGGAGAAAAAGGGAGCTTTTGAGAACGTGCCCCTCTCCCatcggactgtaacgaggaggGTTGAGGACATCGCGGGGAATCTGGAACTTCAGCTGAAGAACAGAGCGGTCAGCTTCGACTATTTTTCCCTGGCTTTGGATGAGAGCTGCGATGTACGTGACACTGCCCAGCTACTCATTTTCATACGTGGGATATCTACGGACTTTAAAATCACGGAGGAGCTGGCAGCCATGCAGTCAATGAAAGGGACAACAACCGGGAGTGATTTATTCACGGAGGTAAATGCATGTTTGGACAAGTTGGGACTAAAATGGGACAAGCTGGCAGGTGTGACAACGGTTGTCCAAATCTGACGGGGAAAAATGTTGGACTTTTGAAGAGAATGCAGGATAAAGTGAAAGAAATGAACcctgagcagaaattgacatttTTGCATTGTATTATACATCAGGAAGTGTTGTGTAAGTCAGTGTTAAAAATGAAccatgttgttgatgttgtaacTAAAACAGTTAACTTCATCAGGGCAAGAGCATTGAATCACAGAGAGTTTGTTTCGCTTTTGGAGGAAAGCGAGACTGAACATTGTGACATAGGCTACCACACAGCTGTCAGGTGGCTCAGCCTGGGCAAAGTACTGAAAAGTTTCTGGGACCTGAGAAAAGAGATTCACGAGTTCTGTGTGAAGAAAGGAAAGGACATTCCACAGTTTACAGATGCAGACTGGATTGCTGACCTTGGTTTTGCTGTAGATGTGATGGCACTAATGAATGAACTAAATGTCAAACTGCAGTGCAGAGGCCTTTTTGTACATGAAATGTACAGCGCAGTGAAGGCTTTCATGAGAAAGTTGCAGCTTCTCTCAAGCCAAATGAAGGACAACATTCTCACCCACTTGCCAACACTGAAGGAAGCCACAAAATCAGCTGATCACCTCGACAAGTACTCATCCATGTTAGAAGCACTGCATGGTGAGTTTTCAAGGCGATTTCAAGACTTTAAAACAGTTGAGAGTGAAATGCACATGGTTTCTTCTCCCTTCACCTGCAGTGTGGAGAATGCACCCAGTGATGTTCAGATGGAACTGATTGACCTGCAGTCTGATACAGAGGTCTGGCAGAGCACTTTAGGTCAGTCTCACTACTTGACTTCTACTCTTCCTTCAAAGAGGAGAACTTTCCACACATGAGGAGGCATGCTCAGAAGATTCTAGTCCTCTTTGGATCTACCTACGTATGTGAACAGACATTCTCAGTGATGAAGTTCAACAAATCCAGATACAAATCCTCTATCACTGATGACCACCTCTCAGCTGTCCTTCACATATCCACCTCAGACATTCAGCCAGATTTCAATGCACTTAATCAAGCCCAGAGCAGGCTGGATTTTTCCCACTGAACAAGTAAAATGaactgtaaaacattaaaagcatttattgCTTTTTGCATCAAGTTGACAATTGCCTAtctttaacatactgtaaaacaCCTATTCAGTATTTGGGAAgattaacatgttaaaaataaaacactgatgcaattattgtttttactgtttattactTCTATAGGAGTATTTTCCTATATCCACAAAGCAAcctaaaaataataagaaatatgtTACAGTATTTCATCGCAGAAATGGTTTGAACTTCAGATTATGAATAATATCCAGTCCCAGGGTGAACTCATAATAACCTCAGGATGTAAAACTCTTATGTTCCGGTGTTTCTCATCATCATGTGACGGCTCAAACCATGTCagaatgtttagaagttgtgaacaGTGTGACagtttcactgagaatcaactcatcagttttgatcagcaagacatGTGCACAtggttattgattattgattatcaaACTGTAGACTATTGAACTGACTCTTCTGCACACATGTGCTAAAACACGTGTCATTTGTTTGACAGAATGAGAAACtctaatctgttgtgaacaacaaactaattgttcagagatttgaactctttgttttgaaaaaataataatatttattccTGAATTGAGCCAACACTGTAATATTAGTCAGTAGTATGAAGTATTTGAACTGTAACTATTGGACATAACTAACATACACTTCTCCAAAAGTAGGAGCTGCTGTCTGAGATGCAGCTCCAGAACATCGTGTGAACTCTGTAATGAAACATTAATAATCAGGTCCTTCCTCTATACCTAATAAATCCATTCAATGTCTATAGACAGACTGCCAACATAATGCCTGAGTTATAGACCAGAAATATGTTTTCCTACCCGGCAAAATATTCCAGACTTCTCTGTCCATCAGTGTTTCTTTGTCTTAACAACCATTCAAATATTAATAAAGTTAAGACTTACAGTGAATTAGAATAAAGACtagatctgatctgatctagatctgatctgatctagATCTGATGCTTGATGATACAGAAACCATTTTACATTATTGTTCACcttgatgaaatgaaaacatgtttctgaGATACGTCCTGCTGGGTCCTGCTGCGTCCTGCTGGGTCCTGCTGCGTCCTGCTGGGTCCTGCTGGGTCCTGGGTCCTGCTGCGTCCTGCTGGGTCCTGCTGGGTCCTGCTTGGTCCTGGGTCCTGCTGCGTCCTGCTGGGTCCTGCTGTGACCTGGGTCCTGCTGGGTCCTGCTGGGACCTGGGTCCTGCTGTGTCCTGCTGGGTCCTGGGTCCTGCAGGGTCCTGCTGGGGCGCTGCTGGGTCCTGCTGGGTCCTGCTGTGTCCTGCTGGGTCCTGCTGGGTCCTGGGTCCTGCTGGGTCCTGGGTCCTGCTGGGTCCTGCTGGGGCGTTGCTGGACGGGAGCTGGTGATGCTGCGTTCAAGGGCTGTCGCCTGTCGGAAACTACACGACTacagtgtatactgtatgatCAGAAAGACCCTGAAGGTGACATGTGTTTCATATTTTCACCGTGTTTCTGAGATATGACGCCTTTAGGAACAACATGATGATAGTCTGCAGATGATAGTCATGTAGGGATTCTACTttagtaggttttggttattagcaaattaattaataaataataatagaattattaatattaataaagattatcaataaacattaataataaacggggcaccaccctggaatcagggaccaatgaccaaaacgttaatatagtctcattatatatgctaaactatcaatttggaacgttgattaataattaaattaataactataaccaaaatagatagtaaaggttgaaggatatcggagttcttgacatagcagaggttggcattattcactcttgtgcaacattaaagagaccagcatgtatattccacaaacatttatttacaagataataaaggtttaaaacacaatattaatctaactaaataactaaactaaacaaccaaacacagtgtgtgtgtgtgtgtgtgtgtgtgtgagagagagagagagagagagagagagagagagagagagagagagagagtgattcTAGACAAGATGGCTTCTTGTCTCAGGCTGTCTGTTTGGCCTACagacaaaatggcgagcactgtaaaactacaaagatggcggaatcaaagatggcggaatcaaagatggccgttagcatgtcatcacatgacctctttgttcttctgagcacATGTActcaagaaggacagagagagggggggtgatgtgggggttaagattatctgaagctgtatgtttatgtttaactaattcacagtttctgtatgtgatctttatgtgtgttagatatgcagtgggttagaaaagatggttagtttgcatgcaagaccttgtctatgtgaagcataaactaaacacatcagatatggcgaagccagttacccaaaaatcaaatacagataaatcaccacagtcaaactcaatgaataacattaaaccaaatcaatacaagtactttctagaaatcaaagttggacagtcttgcgcagccatgtgcgattgctaatgctaaggcccagtacgttaccgatggaagaacagggtttgtaattccatgtgttaaagttgtggttccaagtcaaagaggtcgtctttgctgtgcagattggttagcttggtgctaactgtGAGAAGGCAGGCGCTCGCGTCTTCTGTGTTTTGGTTCCTTGTGTTGCTAtgactgtttcctaacagaacatagaatcagagagcagagctgtTTCCGGTCTGGAGCACAGCAGCTCACCTCAGCCGGATCGGCTTGGGTTGAGGAGATGAGTAGAAAGAGCTGTGGCTCACCTCAAACAGGTCAGCTtgggtgaggaggtgaagaggaaagagagagaacaaagaaattcctctggttttgttctcagtgattttcacacctaggtgtgaatgTTAGAGTGGCCAATGGAGAGTGAGCTTGGTCCACGGCCAATGGTAGCATACTTCTCAAGGATTCTGggagacagttcactgtgtctgccaccagaaatggcaggtccctacagTCACTATCATGATGATAGTCTTCAGATGATAGTCACTATCATGATGATAGTCTTCAGATGATAGTCACTATCATGATGATAGTCTTCAGATGATAGTCACTATCATGATGATAGTCTGCAGATGATAGTCACTATCATGATGATAGTCTGCAGTTGTGTTGATAAATGGATTCCCTTGAAAAGGTTGGTAGTGTTGTTCAGTGTCTATGCAGAGGCCTGGAGTCACAGCtctgtgctctgattggctgcacaTATTTTCTGGCTGCACTTCGCAACAGAATCAAGTTATCACATCTGTTCACCGCTGCTCTGGTGTCAGCTCATAGTCATAATCCCATCGGGCCTATCTGCCTGCCAGGCACTCATTGCTcatcaccagagtcttccacgagctgctagcttgacagctgtgaggacTAACAGTAGCCATTCCTTATAAGCCTAATAATAAGTGTTGCAACCtagaaatattttataatttacattttattgacctAGAATAGATTTAAGTTATCTAAGAAGaaatatacactacactacactattatctgatttatgttattatcacgaggtcaaagttcagagtgatgtgatgtcatcagtcagcGCAATGTTACTATGGCAAAGGTCAAAGTTCAggctgtgatgatgtcatcagtcagCGCAGTAGCGATTAAAAAACGTGCTTGTTGTTTACGTTATGTGTGCGAGCGGTTCTGATTGCTTCGTGTAAAAGATAACTTCAACAGAACTGGGAAGAATAAAAGTTGCCAAAAGGAAGACGGAGTCATGTGTCTTTAAGGGTGCAACATAAACTTGGTGTTTCCGCCTGGTCTGAGTTCATCATGAAGCAAGACAAGTCATGAGCCACAACACAGTAAGAGTTagcgttagctgctagccaagCATGCCGACGTCGTGCTCCAAACGAAGCAGTGGAGGTAAAAGTTTGCCATCATGTCCAAAGCACAACAGATGTCGCCTGATTGGGAAAATGTTGTGGGAGTGATAGAGGAAAAGTTACTGACACTGACAGCATCGGAGTTGAATGACATATGCGTAGCACTCGGTCTAACTGTGGATAAGAGTGACAAAGACTTTCCTCGTAAGCTGAGGAGGCATATTCTCCCGTATCTGGAAGGGGAAGATGTTACTTCACGAGAGGACGAAGGATTGTCTGTATTACTGCACTTAAATGACAAAATTGACTAACTTAAAGAGGAATATGGTGATAGTGATGAGTCCATGCCTCAACAAGTAATGCAAGAGCACCGCCCTGTGGTCGAAAATGGTATTGCACCCACTAACTCAGATGCACAAAGAAAAAGTGTTTCTGCCCCCAATGCGAAGGAAGAAGTCCCTGTTGCTAGTCAAAATGTTGCTTATGTCCATCCACTGTACAGAAGGGAATTAAAAATAATTGGACAAATTCGAGAACCAAATCAAAAGGATAAATTAGCATACATCAGTTTGGAAAGACAAATTCAAAGGGCATTGAAAAAAGGATATGACGAGGGAGAAGTTGTCGAAGCTTTCATTCAAGCAATCGCTCCAGGAACGAAACTGAAGAGTTATCTTGAAAGTAGAGTTgatttgacactacaagctctCAGACAGATATTAAGGACTCATTACATTGAGAAGGATGCTACGGAGCTGTACCACTCCCTCACGCGCGCAGTTCAGGAGGCAAGAGAAACACCCATCCAGTTTTTGGTACGAGCCATGGATCTGAGACAACAAATTGTCTTTGCTTCAGAAAGAGCTAAGTCTGGTTTGCGGTACAGTTCAGCGCTAATCCAAAATCAGTTCCTCCAAACAGTAATTACTGGCCTTAATGATGACGCCATTCGAGCAGATATAAAGCCATACTTACAAGATCCTGAAGTTACAGATGAAGTCCTCTTGGAGAAGATGACGGCTGCATACAGTCTCgagatgaaaagaaagaacaagTTGTCAGCCGCATCAAAAGCAAAGATGATTAAAGTGGCAGCGATTAGTGAAGAAAATGAGGAAACTGAAAAGGAAAGCTATGTGCACAAACCAAACAGCAAGAACAAACacaaggaaacaaacaaacgtgATACACTGATGGAAAAGGTTGAACAAAGTAACAAAGCCATATGTGACGCGATCCAGAACCTCACCACTCAAATTGCGAGTCTTCACCAGACCCCTAAGCCTCAACCCATGAGAGTGAGTGAACAGCCAAACCGAAAATACCGACCACAGCCTAAAActgcaaacagcagacagtgtCGGAACTGTCAGGTATCCAACCCTGATGGAAGGTGTAGTCACTGTTTTAAGTGTGGCAGCGCCGAACACTGAGCATCAGGTTGTCGAATGAAAAATGTCTCAGCcagtacaaataaaattgaaatcCTGCTTCATCCtgcagaaaacacagacaaagtgGATCTGTTCAGCCTTCGAGCACCCCTCACTGGTAAGCAAAAGCAAATAGCCAAGCTGGTAGGGAAGAGATGTCTAGTTTGAGCCTCTCTGGGAGGAGTTGACACTACAATACTGTGGGACACTGGGTCACAGGTATCAATAGTGGGAATGAACTGGAAAAGAAAATACCTGCCAGACACTGAGGTGAGACCAGTGAAAGAGCTGCTTGAAGAAGGAGCATTGGAGCTCTCAGCTGCAAATGGAACAGACATTCCGtatgaaggatggatggaaatTGAATTCACCCTGTCCAAAAATGCTGTGGCTGGAATGAGTGACAAACCTGTTCTGGTCCCAATCCTGGTTTCGAGCAGTGACATGATACGCCCATCATTGGCTTTAATGTGATCGAAGAACTAGCACTCACAAACGACACAGTTGGAGATTGCATGCCATCTGGTCACATGGTAAAGAGACTGTGCTCAGCACTAGAGGTAGGACACAAAACTGCAAGAgctgttttatctgttttaaaaaaacaaaagcctgTAAACCAACCCCACATAGCCAGTGTAGTCAGACGATCAGTGACCATCCCAAAGAACAAAGTGATGACAGTGCAGTGCGGCCGGCTAAATAAGAGTGTGTTGAGTACGTCACATGTAGTGTTGGAGCCGAACCAGGAGGCACCAACACTACATGTGACGTACTCAACGGCTTAGCCATTAGAGGCCAGCTAATTGAGCTCCCTCCAGAAGATAATGGTAACATTGAGGTGACTGTTGAAAACATGACTGACAATGATATCACGCTTTGCAGTCGCACTACACTTGGCTGGTTGCACAGCGTTGATGCCATCTACCCATTGCAGACAAAGCCTACTGAGGGTGAGAAACCTCAGACATCAGACAGCAGTGTTGCCCCGCCTGTGCAGCAGTCCGGCAGCGAGTCACAAGGTGAGCGCTGGGACCCACCCGTGGACCTGAGTCATCTGCCAGACGACCAACGGCAACAGGTACAGCAAATGCTCAGAGAAGAGTGTGATGTTTTTGAAAAAGATGATTGGGATACAGGGTGCATTAAAGACTTGGAGATGGACATACAGTTAAAAGACAATGTGCCCGTACAAAGAACATACAATGCAATCCCTAAACATCTCTACcaggaagtgaaaacacacatacaggacTTACTGAACCAAGGCTGGATCCAGAAATCCTACTCTTCATATTCCTCACCTGTAGTATGCGTCAGGAAGAAAGATGGGAGTCTCCGCTTGTGCGTAGACTACAGGCTGCTGAACGGGAAAACACTGCCTGACCGTCATCCAATTCCGAGGATACAGGAGATCTTGGAAAACCTGGGAGGCAACTCCTGGTTCACGATGTTAGACCAGGGGAAGGCTTACCACCAGGGCTTCATGAGCGAGAAAAGCAGACCCTGCACCGCATTCATAACACCATGGGGACTTTATGAATGGGTGAGGATCCCATTTGGGCTTACAAATGCGCCCGCAGCTTTTCAGCGCTATATTGAGGGATGCCTAGGAGACCTCAGGGATGAAGTTTGTGTCCCATATTTGGATGATGTCCTGGTATTTAGCGCCAGCTTCGAGCAACACATCCAAAATGTGAAACAGGTGCTGCAACGACAAAGGGAGTGTGGTATAAAGTTAAGGCCAAAGAAATGTGACTTTTTCAAAAGTGAGGTCTGTTATGTGGGTCGAGTTATCTCTGCAGAGGGATACAAAATGAATCCCAAAGAGGTGGAAGCGGTTCAAGCACTGAAGCACGAGACAGCAACCACTGTGAGAGAAGTGAGAAAACTGATGGGTTTCCTCAGTTACTACAGATCCTATGTACCAGACTTCTCCAGGACAGCCAAACCCCTTTACGAACTGTTAGCAAAGCCCAAGTCTGAGCAGAAGCAAGGCCAAAAGAAAAAGGGGGTTAGCCGCAAATCTGCTCAGTTGCCACCGTCTCATCCAGTCCAGTGGACAGCGATTCACCAAGAGATAGTGAACAAACTTGCAGATCAGCTGACAAACCCTCCAGTGATGGCATATCCAGATTTAGAGAAACCCTTAGTATTCCATGTGGATGCCTCAGAAGAGGGCCTAGGTGCAGTTTTGTACCAGCGTCAAGAGGGTGTTCTTAGAGTCATAGCATATGGATCAAGGACATTGTCAGCGGCAGAAATAGTGGAGCGGctaacatccatttttcagtcaaatcgtgcaaatagtgatacaagcaccaaatttggcatgatgattcccgaggggtcacttagcaaatataaacgatcggccacttgaaaatccaagacggcggccatttttcaagatggccgccaaattgacctgccgttaatggtttctctcatagaaattcatctacttggtcaatttgagtgatcttggtgtcaaattatgtgttttctagcatgctggatcttattttgatagttttaataattttgaactgcaatatgacggacatttttaagatggctgtcaaatttactcgcagagaatgtttttcttaaagaaatgcatgtacttggtcaacttgaatgattgtgatgtagaattatatgttttctggtatgctatctaattttacagctttaacatcctccgatacgttttttttttacttttggctgtccggtgagtctttgctttgtggtgtttgcatggctcaattggcttgtaggtctactgttgtagatatcaatagctgctgttgccataggtgtaggggcttagtggtaggggtagtacctttgtttcagaagtcagccacatcctccaggatggactactggcactggtcctcactacttgcccaactctcacctgtggctccatgaagttgctagtgcacggcaatgaccacaccccgggacaccatgttggctcacgggctgaactaggtgagggtagcacacagagagtatctctgtgatggagtatgtctagctctaaatgtcaaagtgcatagagtcaacgaaccagccatctttatccatgaggttccaacccaactgccagaattggaaaaacagcaaagaacTGTAAAGGAGTGATTGTCGGGCACTACCAGGGCACACTGGTGACAATCGCTGCTGTGTAACTCAGAATGGGGTTTAACGTCAGCTAAGTAGGATTCAGCATTATACTTAGTGTCCAACATGCTGCTTACTACCAACCCCTGATCAGTTTAAGGCAGCAAAACCTGAATCGACAGGATGTGCAAGCGCGGGAGAGCCGAGCCAAGGATAATGGGGTTCCAGTTATCCAGATAGTGTACAGATTGCGTAAAATAATGCATGAACCTAGCTGTATCCCATGCAAGCAAGTGCCCGTTCAGTGATGGAAAGCTCCTTCCCAATCTGAGTGCTGGAGATGTCAGCCTGCTTGCTTGGCTGCTCTGTACAAACGAGAACAAGCCTATCTGAATGCCCAACAgctgcagaagaaagaagagctgTCCCAGAAGAAGGAAGCAAATATGGAGAAGCAGTCCACCTGGCAAAGGCTGCTCAGATGATACGTCGTGACATGTTTCAGCATAAATCAGAATTCAACAGCACGTCTCATGATGGGTACCTTGAAGATACCGTCCCACCAtcactgcttcagtttgtatgtatgatTGAACATGGGGCTGATATCAAGTCACAACTCCAAAATGGCACATCAAAATCTGACCTTGCAACTGTTACAGTAGAGCTgttttgccaaatacagggaAGGATCGCAGGTCCACAGGCAATCCAAGGACAGGAAGACACCTTTTGCTATGTATGTtggcctgtctgtgttttccaagaccagaaagaggcaactgatagatatgttggtgtgggaacctcatggataaagatggctggttcgttgactctatgcactttgaaatttggagctagaaatactccatcacacagagactctctgtgttttaccctcacctagttcagcccatgagccaacatggtgtccgaggtgtggtcattgccgtgcactggcaacttcatggagccatagatgagagttgggcaagtagtgtgaaccagtgcgagtagtccatcctggaggatgtggctgacttctgaaacaaaggtgctacctctaccactaagcccctacacc
The Sebastes fasciatus isolate fSebFas1 chromosome 7, fSebFas1.pri, whole genome shotgun sequence genome window above contains:
- the LOC141770713 gene encoding general transcription factor II-I repeat domain-containing protein 2A-like, which codes for MGQAGRCDNGCPNLTGKNVGLLKRMQDKVKEMNPEQKLTFLHCIIHQEVLCKSVLKMNHVVDVVTKTVNFIRARALNHREFVSLLEESETEHCDIGYHTAVRWLSLGKVLKSFWDLRKEIHEFCVKKGKDIPQFTDADWIADLGFAVDVMALMNELNVKLQCRGLFVHEMYSAVKAFMRKLQLLSSQMKDNILTHLPTLKEATKSADHLDKYSSMLEALQISMHLIKPRAGWIFPTEQVK